Part of the Cytophagia bacterium CHB2 genome, GTACAGGCAAGGCTTCTCCGGCGCTGTTGGACAGCGTGCGGGTAACATACTATGGCTCCGCGGTTCCGCTCAGCAAGGTTGCCAACATCAATACGCCGGAACCGCGCCTGATCACGATTCAACCGTGGGAAAAGAATCTCATCGGCGAGATCGAGAAGGCGATTCAGAAAGCCGATCTGGGCCTCAATCCGCAGAACGACGGCAATCTCATCCGCGTGCCGATTCCGCCGCTGAATGAAGAACGCCGCCAGGATTTGATTCGCCTGGGCCGCAAGCTGGCGGAAGAGGGCCGCGTGGCGGTGCGCAATGTTCGGCGCGACGCCATCGAGCATCTCAAAAAAGAAAAAAAAGAAGGCACGATTTCGGAAGATGACGAGAAAAAGCTTGAAAAAGAAGCGCAAAAATTGACGGATGCCAACGCCGCCAAAATCGACGACATTCTCAAGAAAAAAGAAGCCGAAGTGATGGAAGTTTAGTGTGCTGCCGCGCTTTACCAGCACGACTCGGCAAAGCGATACATTATTTTTGCAGGCCTGTTTTAGATATTTTAAAACAGGCTTTTTATTTTTGCATGGGCAATTCGCCTTCGGGCATTTTTCAAGAATAGATTTTTGGCCACGGATTCGCACTGATCTACACGGATTTCAGATATTCTTGAGACCCCAAAAAAATTAGTGAAAACCCGTGTTCATCCGTGGCTAAGGAAAAGCCTCCAATAGTGAAAATGGCGAACGCTTGGAGCTTCATCACTCTTGCGGGCGGAAGACTCATCTCTGTGCAAATAGAATTCGAGTTGAAAATGCGTGTGTTGGCGGCCTGAGCAAGCGCAAATCTTGTTCACCAAAATTCCATACGACTTTCAGATTTCGGACTCTCCCCGCAGCAAATCAATCATCACAAGGCCTGGCTTTTGCATAAGAAGAACACACAACGTGATTTTTAAAGAATTAGAAAAGACCTTCAGTCTCATTCCGAGACACTCTTTTCAGTCTGAAACATTTCTGCGACAAATCGGCTGAGAATTCAGGAGGTTCAGTTCCACCAGGATGGTTTCGGAGTAGAACATTCAACTGTAAGGGAGGAGCCAATGCAACCCGCTACGTTGCGCCCTGGTCTCACTTGCACTGCTTCGTTTTCTCTTTTCCTCTTCGCACTGCTTGTTGCGCTTCTGGCCTCATCGCAATCCCTGCTTGCCAGGCACGAGCCGCATGCGACGCCCGCCGCGGCAAATGCTGCGTGCGATCCCAACGATTGCCCGGAAGAAGCCGTGTTCCCGGTGCCGCAAGGCGGCGAACGCGGCGCACCGATCCTCGCCAAACCCGGCGAGATTGTTTGCATTGACATCCGCGTCGAGCAAAATCCATTTGTGGTGTTGTCCTACGGTTACACCGTGCAATTCGATCCCACCCGCCTGACATTGCTGAGCACGCAACGCGGGCCGCTGGTGCAGAATTTCATTGCGGCAGATTGCAGCCAGCCGCAGCCCGGCATGCTCTCCTGCTTCGGATTCAACACCGTGGGCATTCCCGCCAACAGCTCCGGCGTGCTGGCAACACTTTGCTTCATGTCGCTTTGCCCGCCTGGAACGACTTCAGACACCACGATTGTCACCGTCAGCAACTTACAAGATGACTTTACAGGCATGGCCGGCTGCTGCAATTTTGTGATTTGCTCGAACCCGCAACCGGGCGCCTGCGACGGCCCGGCTATCGGTTTTGCCGCGCCGGGCGCGGAGTTCAATGCGCCCATCTTCACCAAATCCGACGAGTTGGTGGAAGTCGAGGTTCGCCTCAACGACTTGACCCAGGCAGTCGATGCTTTCGGTTTCAATGTCAATTACGATGCTGCCCGCTTGTCTTTTGTGCGCGCGGAACGCGGGGAGCTACTCTCCACCTTCTTCGCCGCCGAATGCAGGTCGGACGCCGCAGGAACGCTGGTTTGCTCAGGCGGGAATAACGTCGCCATTCCGGCGCGGCAAAACGGCGTGTTGTTTCGTTTATTTTTTAACGCAAATGGCGCCATCGGCGACAGCAGCCTGCTGACCATCGATGCGCTGCGCGATGATCTGAGCAGCATCAGTGCATGCAAAAATCACGTGATCTATGAAGGCTGTGACTTGTTAGATTGTTCCGGGCCCTCGCTGTATCTTGCGCCCACAGGCGGCCAGCTCGGCGATATTCTCAGCGAACAGCGCGGCGACACGCTGATGGTTGACGTGCGCGTGCAACAAAACCCCCGCGCCATTTCCGCCTTCGGTCACCGCTTGCGCTACAACCCGGACCATCTCAAATTCGTTGACGCAAGCTCCGGCAATCTCACCGCCTCATTCGTGGCAGCCACAGCGCGAGAATTGCAGCCCGGCACCTTGGTCTGCGCCGGCTTTGGCGCCAGCGCGGTTCCCGCCAATAGTGAAGGCGCATTGCTAAAGTTGCGTTTTGCCGTCACGGCCAATGCCGG contains:
- a CDS encoding ribosome recycling factor yields the protein MSHKIIKDAEARMAKAVESTRAELSKIRTGKASPALLDSVRVTYYGSAVPLSKVANINTPEPRLITIQPWEKNLIGEIEKAIQKADLGLNPQNDGNLIRVPIPPLNEERRQDLIRLGRKLAEEGRVAVRNVRRDAIEHLKKEKKEGTISEDDEKKLEKEAQKLTDANAAKIDDILKKKEAEVMEV